From a single Devosia litorisediminis genomic region:
- a CDS encoding efflux RND transporter periplasmic adaptor subunit: protein MASPQHADNPQPVRRRRRNWRWLIVLLVLLVGAGAYGYVQRPWETKPTAVAVETVSEAPVSQLLAVNGRVAARDVVNIRSAVSGLVTNVGAREGASVALGDLLVQVDTAQPQALVDQAQAARAAGLVRQAQAQADADRARALGDNATRATREDAERSLTAASNEVARLTAALEQVQSQLSQYTITAPLSGTVLDRSVDQGQLIDTQTALFTVADLSQLLVETDVDELYSARIKQGLKALLKPVGDTVPQHGTVVFAAPTVDPSTGGRAIKIAFDQPVDLPVGLTVNANIIVAQTDAALAIPRGAILTEDTQSHVLLVQDGLAVAREIEFSDWPADRVIVTQGLAIGDQVILDPTSVTPGQSVVAE from the coding sequence ATGGCGTCACCCCAGCACGCGGATAATCCCCAGCCAGTGCGCCGTCGTCGCCGAAACTGGCGCTGGTTGATCGTACTCTTGGTGCTGCTGGTCGGCGCGGGCGCCTATGGCTATGTGCAGCGCCCCTGGGAAACCAAACCGACCGCCGTGGCCGTTGAAACCGTGTCCGAAGCACCGGTCTCCCAATTGCTGGCCGTCAATGGGCGGGTGGCTGCCCGCGATGTGGTCAATATCCGCTCTGCTGTATCCGGTCTGGTCACCAATGTCGGGGCTCGTGAAGGCGCCAGCGTGGCCTTGGGCGATCTGCTGGTGCAAGTCGACACCGCCCAGCCCCAGGCGCTGGTGGATCAGGCGCAGGCGGCCCGCGCAGCCGGACTGGTCAGGCAGGCTCAGGCGCAGGCCGATGCGGACCGGGCCCGTGCTCTGGGTGATAACGCTACCCGCGCCACCCGCGAAGATGCCGAACGCAGCCTCACCGCCGCCAGCAACGAGGTTGCGCGGCTGACCGCAGCCCTGGAGCAAGTGCAAAGCCAGCTCAGCCAATACACCATCACCGCCCCGCTCAGCGGCACCGTACTGGACCGCTCGGTCGATCAGGGCCAGTTGATCGACACCCAGACGGCTTTGTTCACCGTCGCCGATCTCAGCCAGTTGCTGGTTGAAACCGATGTCGACGAACTCTATTCTGCCCGCATCAAGCAGGGCCTGAAGGCTCTGCTCAAACCTGTTGGTGATACCGTCCCCCAGCATGGCACGGTGGTTTTTGCCGCGCCCACGGTTGATCCGAGCACCGGGGGCAGGGCCATCAAGATCGCCTTTGACCAGCCTGTCGATTTGCCCGTGGGCCTGACCGTCAACGCCAATATCATTGTGGCGCAAACCGACGCCGCCCTGGCCATTCCGCGCGGTGCGATCCTGACCGAAGACACTCAGAGCCATGTGCTGCTGGTCCAGGATGGTTTGGCGGTTGCGCGTGAAATCGAATTCTCCGACTGGCCTGCTGACCGCGTCATCGTCACCCAGGGCCTGGCCATTGGCGATCAGGTCATTCTTGATCCGACCAGTGTGACGCCGGGCCAGAGCGTGGTGGCGGAATAG
- a CDS encoding ABC transporter permease produces MLYGLKIAMRYLTASKAQTGLLIAGVAVGVFVFIFMSALIGGLAVYLVQRTVGDIAHVTVQAPSRDAVSLLPDSAGVLVVQQRVTNQREQLRTADAFVPVIEALPGVAVTSQQIVGNGFLVRGMVTAPVGVTGVEIGKVSAIANIEKALVDGSTDLSNSTVIIGKTLAHDLGIGVGQVARLQSDRGVERALVVGGIFELGLDALDSRAAFVSLATARTLFELPQGISRIEIKLDDLDQADAFAARIAAETGLQATSWTEGNAQLLSGLQAQGSSGTLIKAFALITIVIGVASALLLSTYRRRPEIGIMRAMGASRGFVIFVFVTQGSLIGILGGLIGAGLGYAALSPFPVPELAPPGGLPVDVRQGAYGLAIGLTALGAILASILPARSAARVDPVSVIGQ; encoded by the coding sequence ATGCTCTACGGCCTCAAGATTGCCATGCGATATCTCACCGCCAGCAAGGCCCAGACCGGGCTATTGATTGCTGGCGTGGCCGTGGGCGTGTTTGTTTTCATCTTCATGAGCGCGCTGATCGGTGGCTTGGCCGTCTATCTGGTGCAGCGCACGGTTGGTGACATTGCCCATGTTACCGTCCAGGCGCCCAGCCGCGATGCCGTATCGCTGCTGCCCGATAGCGCCGGCGTGCTGGTGGTGCAGCAGCGCGTCACCAATCAGCGCGAACAATTGCGCACCGCCGATGCCTTCGTGCCGGTGATCGAGGCATTACCTGGTGTGGCTGTCACCTCCCAGCAGATTGTCGGCAATGGCTTTCTGGTGCGCGGCATGGTGACCGCTCCGGTCGGCGTGACCGGGGTTGAGATCGGCAAGGTCTCCGCCATCGCCAATATCGAAAAAGCACTGGTTGATGGCAGCACTGATCTGAGCAATTCCACCGTCATCATCGGCAAGACGCTGGCGCACGATCTCGGCATTGGTGTGGGGCAGGTGGCCCGACTGCAGTCTGATCGCGGCGTCGAGCGCGCGCTCGTGGTTGGCGGCATATTCGAGCTTGGCCTTGATGCACTCGACAGTCGCGCCGCCTTTGTCAGCCTGGCCACGGCCCGCACCCTGTTCGAACTGCCGCAGGGTATTTCGCGCATTGAGATCAAGCTCGATGATCTTGATCAGGCCGATGCCTTTGCCGCGCGCATCGCGGCTGAAACCGGACTGCAGGCGACCTCCTGGACCGAGGGCAATGCACAATTGCTTTCTGGCCTGCAGGCGCAAGGCAGCTCGGGCACCCTGATCAAGGCCTTTGCCCTGATTACCATTGTCATCGGCGTGGCCAGTGCCCTGCTGCTCTCCACGTATCGCCGCCGCCCCGAGATCGGCATCATGCGCGCCATGGGCGCCAGCCGTGGCTTTGTGATCTTTGTTTTTGTCACCCAGGGCTCGCTGATCGGCATACTGGGCGGTCTCATCGGTGCCGGGCTCGGCTATGCCGCTCTCTCGCCCTTTCCGGTCCCCGAGCTGGCCCCGCCCGGCGGCCTGCCGGTCGATGTGCGCCAGGGCGCCTATGGTCTGGCCATCGGCCTGACCGCCCTGGGCGCCATCCTCGCTTCTATTCTGCCCGCGCGCTCGGCAGCCCGCGTCGACCCCGTTTCGGTGATCGGTCAATGA
- a CDS encoding ABC transporter ATP-binding protein — protein sequence MSALLDVRDLVKTYGEGDAETRVLKGLDLSLETGELSALLGPSGSGKSTLLTILGTLMKPTSGQHIMLGQDLTTADDRNLTEFRNRHIGFVFQFHHLLPDFTALENVIFPSAVAAGRETRAARDRGRELLARVGLQDRTDFVATKLSGGQKQRVAIARALMNRPELVLADEPTGNLDRESATQVMELIAEINDNEQTTFLISTHDEKIAETCRRQVRVLDGRTASQSQS from the coding sequence ATGAGTGCGCTGCTGGACGTCCGCGATCTGGTCAAGACCTATGGCGAGGGGGATGCGGAAACGCGCGTGCTCAAGGGGCTTGATCTGTCACTGGAAACCGGGGAGCTGTCAGCCTTGCTGGGGCCGTCGGGTTCGGGTAAGTCGACCCTGCTGACCATTCTGGGCACGCTGATGAAGCCCACCTCGGGACAGCACATCATGCTGGGGCAGGATCTGACCACTGCCGATGACCGCAACCTCACCGAGTTCCGTAATCGTCATATCGGTTTCGTCTTCCAGTTCCACCACCTGCTGCCCGATTTCACCGCGCTGGAAAACGTCATCTTTCCATCTGCTGTGGCGGCAGGGCGCGAAACACGCGCCGCCCGCGATCGGGGCCGGGAACTGCTGGCGCGGGTGGGGCTGCAGGATCGCACCGATTTTGTGGCCACCAAGCTGTCAGGCGGTCAGAAACAGCGCGTCGCCATCGCCCGCGCCTTGATGAACCGGCCCGAATTGGTGTTGGCCGATGAGCCCACGGGCAATCTCGATCGGGAATCGGCCACCCAGGTGATGGAATTGATCGCCGAGATCAATGACAACGAGCAGACCACTTTCCTGATCTCCACCCACGACGAAAAGATCGCCGAGACCTGTCGCCGCCAGGTCCGGGTGCTTGACGGTCGCACCGCAAGCCAGTCCCAAAGCTAG
- a CDS encoding GntR family transcriptional regulator: MGADVAAGTGGSRRLSDVAYTRILEMLFARRLPAGAFVSQNDLVKLLDIPVAPLRDALKILETEGVLTIHPRSGIQFVKPGLELTRSTYQFRSIIERAAVAVYAETAEDAELAEIERRHLTLIAAIESDGLTDVGKSELESLEQLLHNAIIGALNNPLIETSYKRMHNYLRLVRLDRKLTAPLAQRSLREHMLIITACKARDPAQAEAALHAHFSAAMQRHMGLF; the protein is encoded by the coding sequence GTGGGTGCAGATGTAGCAGCAGGGACTGGGGGCAGCAGACGGCTCAGCGATGTGGCCTATACGCGCATCCTGGAAATGCTGTTCGCGCGACGGCTGCCTGCCGGCGCCTTCGTGTCGCAGAACGATCTGGTCAAGCTACTCGATATTCCGGTGGCGCCGCTGCGGGATGCGCTGAAAATCCTGGAAACCGAGGGCGTGCTGACCATTCATCCGCGCTCGGGTATTCAGTTCGTCAAGCCGGGGCTGGAGCTGACGCGCTCGACCTATCAGTTCCGCAGCATCATCGAGCGGGCGGCGGTTGCGGTCTATGCCGAAACGGCCGAGGACGCCGAGCTTGCCGAGATCGAACGCCGCCATCTGACGCTGATCGCTGCCATTGAAAGCGACGGACTGACCGATGTGGGCAAGAGCGAACTCGAGAGCCTGGAGCAATTGCTGCACAACGCCATTATCGGGGCGCTGAACAACCCACTGATCGAAACCAGCTACAAGCGCATGCATAATTATCTGCGGCTGGTGCGGCTCGATCGCAAGCTGACCGCCCCGCTGGCGCAACGCTCGCTGCGCGAGCACATGCTGATCATCACCGCCTGCAAGGCACGCGATCCGGCGCAGGCCGAGGCGGCGCTACATGCCCACTTTTCGGCGGCCATGCAGCGCCATATGGGGCTGTTCTAG